Within the Gammaproteobacteria bacterium genome, the region ATGGCGTTTTGCTGATGGAGCTAATCTGCGATGTCCAGGGGTTCGAAGCACCTCGTTTGAACGATGTTGCGATGTCGAGCACGCAAGCTGTGGAAGATCATCTGCTGATGATGCGCTACGTCGTTCGCATGTTGTGTGAAGGCCTGGTGCATGGTGATCTATCGGAGTTCAACGTGCTCGTCGATGACTATGGTCCCGTCATTATTGATCTTCCGCAGGTAATCGACGCTGCCGCAAACAACCATGCCGAACACTTTTTTACTCGCGATGTGAATAAAATCACCAGCTACTATGGTCTATTTTCCCCTGCAATTCTGAATACCCGATACGCAGAGGAAATCTGGGCACTATACGAAGCGGGTAAATTGCACCCTGAGGTTGAGCTAAGCGGTGAATACAGTACTGTCGAGGTGGACGCAGACGTCGACGCAGTACTCGAAGAAATAAAACAGGCTATGCTCGAAGAGGAACAACGCCTGGCGCGATTAGCAGAAGCCTCATAAGTACTCCTGTAAAGGTTTATACCCCTCAACAACAAACCGGGACAGATCTAATTATGATGAAATAAATCTGTCCCGGTTTTCGAGTCCGGTTTTCGGTTTTCGGTTTTCGGCATCAGATTCATTCCTTTTTATTCTTCTTCGGCATGCCTGGAATAATCTCATCTTCAAATGTCAATTGATCGCCTTCAAGATGCATCCTCACCAAATGGATTCGCATATTTTCATCGCCAAAATTCTCATAAAACAAAAACATATTGCTATCATTTGTATTGTTGCAGGATGACAACGAGCCACACATGTATTGAGTAAACGTGTGGCCGTGGTACAGGTCGGTGGATCTTCTTATTTCCAGTTCATGAGTATGACCGCAGAAAACATGTTCAATATTGTGCTCCCTGACAAAATCAATGAGACGCAAAGGGTTGTGAAGTGGATGAGCGTCAGTTCCCAGAATTGAATAGTGAACCAGCAGTACCGCCTTTTCATAGGTCAACTGCTTCAACGCCGCTGAAACAGCGCGCAATATCTCTATATCGACATATCCATAGTCACTATACAATTGGCTGGTATCAATACTGACAACTAACACCGAGTCTCCATTGACTGGAATGGTTTCTATAAAGTTGATATCAGTAAAATTGTCGCTCAACTTGGTAATACGTCGATCCAGAAAAACATTCTCTTTAACGCACTGCTCA harbors:
- a CDS encoding serine protein kinase RIO yields the protein MKTPQRLKPLLEDGLIDEVLRPLMSGKEADVFIVRCGSEIRCAKIYKEADKRSFKQATQYQEGRKVRNTRRARAMEKSSRYGRREQEQAWQNTEVDALYRLARVDVRVPKPYGCFDGVLLMELICDVQGFEAPRLNDVAMSSTQAVEDHLLMMRYVVRMLCEGLVHGDLSEFNVLVDDYGPVIIDLPQVIDAAANNHAEHFFTRDVNKITSYYGLFSPAILNTRYAEEIWALYEAGKLHPEVELSGEYSTVEVDADVDAVLEEIKQAMLEEEQRLARLAEAS
- a CDS encoding metallophosphoesterase; translation: MNILHISDIHFGPRHWEGNDKVLLAKLNSYGADIVFNTGDNTTDGLESEFQEVGGFLKSIECKNVISLIGNHDKRNMRGSEFFKKHIYDPEIIYPLDIEQCVKENVFLDRRITKLSDNFTDINFIETIPVNGDSVLVVSIDTSQLYSDYGYVDIEILRAVSAALKQLTYEKAVLLVHYSILGTDAHPLHNPLRLIDFVREHNIEHVFCGHTHELEIRRSTDLYHGHTFTQYMCGSLSSCNNTNDSNMFLFYENFGDENMRIHLVRMHLEGDQLTFEDEIIPGMPKKNKKE